aaattgaagttCAAAGATTCTAacttatgatataaaaattataagattatatcgttgaaattttcagaaaaaaaatgttaaagagaaaactatcgaatttattatgaaaaataatacgaagttttcaaaaaatcatatcggaTGTGTTTTTAACGATcaagatatgatatgtatgttaaattaaagcttaaagattctagtttatgatatgatataaaatctATATAGTAATGTTACTGAAATTTcctggaaaaaattattaaaatagaaattgtcaaatttataattaaaaaataatacgaaattttcaaaaaatcatatcgactgtatttttagaaatcaggatatgatatgtatgttaaattgaagcttaaagattctagtttatcatatgatataaaagttatagGATTATATcgttgaaatttccagaaaaaaattgttaaagggGAAATTGTGgaatttattatgaaaaataatacgaaattttgaaaaatcatataggatgtatttttaatgatcaAGATATGTGTGagatgtatgttaaattgaagtttaatgattctagtttatgatgtgatataaaaacaataaggtgatattaatgaaatttcctgaaaaacattattaaatttataaatcaaaaataatacgatattcaaaaaatcatatcgactgtattttaaaaaatcatgatatgatatgtatattaaattgaagcttaaaaatattaatttatgataatgatattaaaacaataagagtatatcattaaaatttctagaaaaaagatgttaatgaggaaattgttgaatttataaatgaaaaataatactaaattttcaaaaaatcatatcagaTGTATTTTTAACGATcaagatatgatatgtgtgttaaattgaaacataatgattctagtttatgatgtgatataaaaactataaggtgATATTAACGAAATTTCctcaaaaacattattaacgaagacattgataaatttataaatcaaaaataatacggttttcaaaaaatcatatcgattatatttttaagaatctggATATGACatgtgtgttaaattgaagcttaaagattctagtttatgatgtgatgtaaaaactataaggtGATATTAACGAAATTTCCCGAAAAACATTATTACAGAAGacattgttatatttataaatcaaaaatgaacgatttcaaaaaatcatatcgactgtatttttaaaaatcatgatatgacatatgttaaattgaagcttaatgattctagtttatgatatgatataacaactatattgtaatattaatgaaatttcctgaaaaacattattaaagaaaacattgtcaaatttataaatcaaaaataatactattatcaaaaaatcatatcaactgtatttttaagaatctggatatgatatgtatgatAAATTGAAACTTAAAGATTccagtttatgatatgatataaaaattataaggttATATcgttgaaatttccagaaaaaaaatgttaaagaggAAATTGTCGAATTTATAAATGGAAAATTATacaaagttttcaaaaaatcatatcagaTGTATTTTTAACGATCaacatatgatatgtgtgttaaattgaggcgtaaagattctaatttatgatatgatataaaatctataaggtaatgttattgaaatttcctggaaaaaattattaaaatagaaattgtcaaatttataaataaaaaatgtttcatatcatttaataatcatgatatgatatgtatgttaaattaaagtttaaagatGCCAGTTTATGGTacgatataaaaactataatttaatatcattgaaatttccaggaaaaaattattacttctttaataatttttaagctaaatttaaaaaatttaaataaatattttagaaataaataaattacaaatttgcTTGTATAATGACTTTACAAAGTATCAATAAGCGTATGTCGTATTTTTGCACATACAATCTTCTCACGAAGCTGCTAGTCATCTCACAAACACATCACTAGACTAATGTAATGTGGAATGTGATCGTTATGAAGGATATCACAATGATACATCATCTTTGCACACTGAATGAATTATCATGAGAGCAACAAGACTTAGCAAAACTTATCACAACAACCGTCAAATATCAACCAGTACGAAAACCGGTTGTTTGTACTGTGTTCATGTATTTTGAGTTCAATATCATTTAATTAAGTATATCATAGTCATCCCATTAACCAATACACTTTCTCACATCCCGCGCAAAGTCATTGTAGCTCagacattttcaaattatctAGAAACATGATTACATTGCCAAAGGTTTCTACGATCATGAATAACATGGTCATCATACTGCAGTGTTTCTTGCACCATGGAGTGTCAACTCATCTCTTGGCAACATGAGTAACCAAGTTATTTATGAAGTAAAGTACTTCAAGGGATTGAAACAAATGACTCACAGTAGAAGCAGTATATCATCGGCAGGAAATATGGTTGCTACTACGAACACCAAATTTTGCCcaagtaataaatattttgaacgCTTTGCACCTGAACCAGGAATATACTTCTAAATTAATCGTTTCAGAAACATAGTAGCTTTATGATGAAATTGGCCAAGATAAACAGAAAAGTGGCAGAACATTCTTTTACTTTCTGGCACCTTTTATCAATCCGGAAGCAGTATTAAATTATCATCTTGTTAAACAATTATCCATTCTATGACCAAATTATATTCGCAAATATCATCGAACTTGGAAACTAAACTTTTCTAATTTGGTCGCCTCTGTCCTCGATATGTTGGGTATCTTTTTCTTGTAGATTTAGATTCAACTACTTAGGGCGTCACAATTTATTAGCAGCCAGGGCATTTATGGAGAGTATCTAAAGTAAATCCTAATAAATTCAATGTTGAGATATTTCTTTTGGAGAGTGAGCAGAATTGGGTGGCAATTATGATTCTTAAGAGggattttaaagttaaaacagGAGATATAGATCCGGAGAGAGGGTATTGCACAATCTGAATTCTTTGGAAAACCCTAAAAAATGCTCGAGGTAGAGGGGGAAGGGTTTTATTTGTTTGATAATCCCAGTTATAAGTATCTGTATAGCAGATTTCCTAATCTctataataatagaaaaaagatAAGTTTGGTTAGAATATTGGAAGTTGCTGAGATCTTGCTTTGAGATCTGCTTTAACAAATTGTAAGCCATATTTTCTACGACGATTAGCTTACATCAACATTGCCTGAAGATGTTGGAATGATGGAATTGCAACCCATAAAATCAATGAGGCATGCCGAGGACTAAACACAGAGTTGATTTAGACACAGCTATATCAATGCAGATTTGATACAGAGACTTAAATTAGTCTCAATGGAGGCGTAAGATCATAATGTCATGTCATGAGACATATTATGGTAACAATGCAAACTTCAGAAATTTGATGCAGAGTTAATAAAGAATGAATGGAGATTTTATGCCGTCATGAATAAACCTTGAGTAACTAATAAATACAACATTTATGCAGATCTGATgaaatgttttgataaaaatttgattctgTACAAATTTAGCTTGATGGAAGCATGTTTTAATGCAGAGATGATGTAGACTTAATaagaacataaaaattttctttacacTGTTCTTGCTCACCTTTGTTTAAGGATACATAAAGATACATTATTCAAAAGTTCGGATGTGATTTATTTCTTAACATACCATAATTGAACCCCAACTTTTTATAAACTCTTCTTTATTTTAGTTAACATTTAACGAGGCcataaaacgaaattgatATGAATCGTTTAGGGCTTTTGTATAATTCTCGATCGGAAAAGTCCGATGTCACTTTGGAATGCTCGAACGGTCAATTATCATCTCCCACTCTCTTCCCTTTCGGTTTGATGGATCTGTCCGGAGTCAAATACGTTAAGAGGTCACCGGCGAAGAACAAAAGTGACGAGACAAAAAAGAGTAGCTCCTTTCAAGAACAACACTCGGGTTGGATGTCTTGGAACTTGGACCGCCGGCCGCTTTCCGAACACGTTATAGATGATATCTTCTTGTCGGCGTTAATAGTAGCAAACAAAAGGAGCTGTCAGTCGTCGATCCACTCGAGAGGATCCACGATTTACCTTTATTTATTGTGTTAATTCGATGATAATTCgattttcattatattttcattactggttttaattttattttaatgcaaCCCTCTCTCGTCCGCAATGAAGATATATTATGTTGTGTGGTTAATATCATTACATTATTGTATATAGTTATTTGATTAACAACATTAATGTTTTCCATTTTGGGTGTAGTAGATCAAAAGAGCTTTCGAACGCGAAACCTATTTAAAAACGCATTAACAAATCGGGTTTGAATTTGTGTCCGAAATGGCAGACCAACCGATTCCGACGGTGATTTATATGAACGTTTTGGTAATTACACAACAATATCGCGTTATCTATCAACGGGATCGAATCCAAACGAATTACATATACCGGATGTGtgtttaatgtaattttacgTTTGATtacacaaaaagaaatttgttgcGTTAATCATGAAAAGTTTCGGTTTCGaggaaagataaaaaataaaaatttttaaacccaacaagGGAGAAAACTTGCCCATTATGACACTGCAACTGAAACGAAGGATTCCCTCAAAATAAgggaaaaaaattactaaatttgtacagaatcaaatttttatcaaaacatttcATCGTATCTTCTTCAGATTTGCATAAATACTGTATTTAGGAGTTACTCATGGTTTATTCATGGCGGCATAAAATCTCATCAAATTTCTGAAGTTTGCATTATATATACCTTATGACATGGCATTATGATCTTTCGCCTTCATTAAGACTAATTTAAGTCTTTATCAAATCTGCATTGATATAACTGTGTATAAAGTCTAAATCAACTCTGTGTTTAGTCCTCGGCGTTGATTTTATGGTCCGCAGTGACTTCCTAACATCTTCAGGCAATGTTCATGTAAGCTAATCATCGGGGAAAATATGGCTTACGATTTGGTAAACCAGATCTCAAAGCAAGATCTTAGCAACTTCTAATATTCTAACCAAACTcatctttttttctattattatagAGATTAGAAAATCTGCTATACAGATACTTGGCCTATAACTGGGATTGTCAAACAACTAAAACCAAAAAGATTTCCAAAGCTTTCCAAAGAATTCAGATTGTGCTCCGGATCTTTATCTCCTGTTTTTAAAATCCCTcttaagaataataataataataatgtcttTATTCGTACCAACatcaaattaacaaattaaatattctatacaaaacaaaaaaaaaataaaataaaatactaaattcACTAGTAAATTATAATAGTATGAAATGGCGAAGTTCAGTGCCGAGACACTGCTCAACTTAACCTTAAATtccattataataatattcaaaaaattcaaaaacgtTCAGCAACAAGCGAACAAACTagatatataaagaaaataattaaaggaATACCTCTGCCAGTACAGATAGAAAcggaaaaaaaatgtaaaaaaaaagaaaactaatacTTAATAAATGCCACCTTCGCCTTACATTTAAATACAGTAGTGCCCCGATTATCCGCGGAATTGGGTGGCAAGGGCGCCGCGGATAATAAAAATCGCGGATAACCCgaaaaagactaaaaataAGGTGGAAACACAAAACATAATCCACCATAAAGACTATTTTACTTAAACCTTTCTTCTACATGTAAATCACTAAAGACTAAAGTAAAGACtagtaataaacaaaaaataatatgtacaTATGTATTGTATCACTGTACTCTAAACAAAACTGTACTGTAGACAAAAACTGTCAGttacatctttttaaaaaaatcggtcACTAGCTTTTGCTTCTTGCTTTGGAAGCACCTTTTCTTTATTCTGGATTGTACGTTCCTTAGCATAAGTTTTTCTGCCAGATGTGCGTCGTCTTGCTCCTCTAAATATTGAAGCAATCCGTCTACATGCTGCAAAGCAGTTTCATGTGTCATCCGCGCAGGCACCTCGCCTTCTTCACTTTCaatttcttcgttttcttCGTTCACTCCCATTGctttgtttgttatttctaCGTCAGATAGTCGTTCAAACCCTGGCTCATTTTTGTCACATTCCAGCCACTCTTCtatgtttttttgatttacatTCTCACCTCCCGGAACGGATGTCACTAAGTCAATAAGTGCAGCGATAGGCATATCTTCATTATGTTCTTCACCAATGTTTTGGTTGACATTTACTTCAAtatttggaaaaagttttctcCACGATTTGACGAGGGTTGACGGTTTAATACAATCCCATGCAAACGCAATATCGTAAATGCTATCCAAAATTGTATACATCTTCCAAAGCTGCTTAAAATCGTAAccttcttcaatttttgtttttaccaACTTTGTTCTGTATATCCTCTTCACAGTTGCAATGACCCCCTGGTCCATAGGCTGTATGAGCGCAGTAACATTTGGGGGCAAAAACTTTGCAAAAATTTGTTCATCAGAAGATTTAAGAACACTTGCGGCAGGGTGTGAAGGCGCgttgtcaattaataaaacGGCCTTTCTTGGTAAATTCTTTGAATCAAGGTGTTTACGTACTTGAGGcacaaaaatcttttcaaaccattcttgaaaaatctgCTGGTTCATccaacctttttttttgattgaaataatcgacTGGTAAATTGTCTGCTCTTGTCCCCTTAAAAGACCTTGGTTTCTTAGATTTACCGATTACAAGAAGTTTCAGTTTGTGGGTACCTGCAGTATTGCTGCATGGCAAGATTGTGATTCTTTCCTTGCTACTTTTGTGTCCTGCCGCTTTATGTTCACTTTCAAATGCTAAAGTGCGAGTGGGAAGACACTTCCAAAAAAGCCCTGATTCATCAGCATTATAAATTTGTTCTGGTGACAAATCTTCCGACATtacaaacttttcaaaatcacGTTGAAAATCGTCAGCTGCTTGTTGATCACTGCTCAGCTTTTCCCCATGAAGACCTATCTCCCTAATTCCATAACGTTTCTTAAAACGATGTAACCAACCGGACGACGCATCAAAATTTCCTTCCAGTCCTAACAAATCAAAGAAGACTTTTGCTTTAGCTGCAATGTTAGGACCGGATACAGGAGTGCCTTCACTTCGCTCTTGAGCTAGCCACTCCGCTAATGCCGAGTCAAGTTCACTGTACGtggatttcttcattgtttttcgttttttcattCCAGAAACACTGTTTGAAACTGTTGCAAAAGccaataacttttctttttgctttaaaacatcTCGCACTGTTGTTTCCCCAATCCCGTATTGTAAACACATCTGCTTTCTTGATGCGccattttctattttagaaatcatttctattttttgtgGAATCGTTAACACAACCTTCTTTCGTTTTTCAGCCATTATTTATTTCAGGAACAAACTAATAATCTGCTAATAACCACCGACAAAGAAACACGACTGTAGACGGTGTGACAAGTCGAAACacgctttaaaatgagtcgaAACACACGTTCGTCTGATCAATATCGAGCGCAATTCGCATAAACACACGAGCACACATAAATATTGAGGCTTTTCTCTCTGAATTATGTTGTAATAAA
This region of Onthophagus taurus isolate NC chromosome 3, IU_Otau_3.0, whole genome shotgun sequence genomic DNA includes:
- the LOC111418515 gene encoding jerky protein homolog-like yields the protein MAEKRKKVVLTIPQKIEMISKIENGASRKQMCLQYGIGETTVRDVLKQKEKLLAFATVSNSVSGMKKRKTMKKSTYSELDSALAEWLAQERSEGTPVSGPNIAAKAKVFFDLLGLEGNFDASSGWLHRFKKRYGIREIGLHGEKLSSDQQAADDFQRDFEKFVMSEDLSPEQIYNADESGLFWKCLPTRTLAFESEHKAAGHKSSKERITILPCSNTAGTHKLKLLVIGKSKKPRSFKGTRADNLPVDYFNQKKRLDEPADFSRMV